One region of Termitidicoccus mucosus genomic DNA includes:
- a CDS encoding YhbY family RNA-binding protein: MSDIILTGAEKTRLRGMGQLLAPALKLGKAGLTPAFLGELQRALDAQALVKLRFLGTDRRERAALCGQIAAEGRCACVGSVGATALFYRPKKEN; encoded by the coding sequence ATGTCCGATATCATCCTTACCGGCGCCGAAAAAACGCGTCTTCGCGGCATGGGCCAGCTTCTCGCGCCCGCCCTCAAGCTCGGCAAAGCCGGCCTCACGCCCGCGTTTCTCGGCGAGTTGCAGCGCGCGCTCGACGCGCAGGCGCTCGTCAAGCTGCGCTTTCTCGGGACCGACCGGCGGGAACGCGCCGCGCTCTGCGGGCAAATCGCCGCTGAGGGCCGCTGCGCCTGCGTCGGCTCGGTGGGAGCCACGGCCTTGTTTTACCGCCCGAAAAAAGAAAACTGA
- a CDS encoding helix-turn-helix domain-containing protein — MQSIGERLEEARKRKGITIREAAEAIKIRSEYLHKFEGNQYDIRLPEIYVRGFLRSYANYLKLPADKIISDYNALGLATAGKSRSPLSREVYGRMDISSSSAPKETPSAAAAQQSAAAAEGPAHGGVSPVEQPSSAPRNPATFVPHSSGGLPIDKKLLVKAGAIAVGTLVIIIVLLWAIFGGRGAKTDTSAAQAAVPSEVWLRPQAGETVLTLVSKNGPVVVKANMASGGAILYQGTIPAGESRVIPRRGALRIEAEPFQNLDMEIGGTRYPMPEPRRVDGTRDTASMRSAADVAAP, encoded by the coding sequence ATGCAATCCATCGGCGAACGTCTTGAAGAAGCCCGCAAGCGCAAAGGCATCACCATTCGCGAAGCCGCGGAAGCCATCAAAATCCGCAGCGAGTATCTCCACAAATTCGAGGGCAACCAATACGACATCCGCCTGCCCGAAATTTATGTGCGCGGGTTCCTCCGCTCGTATGCCAATTATCTGAAGCTGCCCGCCGACAAAATCATCAGCGACTACAACGCGCTCGGCCTCGCCACCGCCGGCAAGTCGCGTTCGCCGCTGAGCCGCGAGGTTTACGGCCGCATGGATATCTCGAGTTCCTCCGCGCCGAAGGAAACGCCGTCCGCCGCCGCCGCGCAGCAATCCGCCGCCGCGGCGGAAGGCCCCGCGCATGGCGGAGTCAGCCCGGTCGAGCAGCCCTCCTCCGCGCCGCGCAATCCCGCCACCTTTGTCCCGCACTCGTCCGGCGGGCTGCCCATCGACAAAAAACTCCTCGTCAAGGCCGGAGCCATCGCCGTCGGCACGCTCGTCATCATCATCGTGCTGCTTTGGGCGATTTTCGGCGGGCGCGGCGCGAAGACCGACACCTCGGCCGCGCAGGCCGCCGTGCCCTCCGAGGTCTGGCTGCGCCCGCAGGCCGGCGAGACCGTGCTCACGCTTGTGTCCAAAAACGGCCCTGTCGTCGTGAAAGCCAACATGGCCTCCGGCGGCGCCATCCTCTATCAGGGCACCATCCCGGCCGGCGAATCGCGCGTGATCCCGCGCCGCGGCGCGCTGCGCATCGAGGCCGAGCCGTTCCAGAACCTCGACATGGAAATCGGCGGCACGCGCTATCCCATGCCCGAGCCGCGCCGGGTGGACGGCACGCGCGACACCGCGTCCATGCGCAGCGCCGCCGACGTCGCTGCGCCCTGA
- a CDS encoding TonB-dependent receptor, whose product MLVAHHSGNAQTETTASLSGLVSDMSGAPITGALVMLKHGPSGFAARVHTNRSGDFTLDGLRVGGGHTLAISADGFESRVIGPLAFGPGERQMLDIVMERPGGGGEEVHRLERMIVTARRDTSAAGAGTVLGERAIEEQPAIEGSINEYARNDPRLVLLPAEDDTYTELSAAGQNSFFNALQIDGVRLDDAFGITYNNLPSQGNPFSMETVEAVSIDVSPYEANRGGFTGASINAVTKSGGNRFRGSAWYFWRNEKYRAKHPVDGTRDPFDSQTYGLTLGGPVVPGRLFFFVSYEHSQRTEPAPTPGFTPSAAALDTIKDATATYGHDPGDLVNPGNQRMEDDKYLAKLDWNITVRHRLTARYSRTRGTHPIFADYSSSNVVSLSGHWYESEQNLDAWSAQLFSRWSNALNTDLKIAHQRYSSDRNPATRFPQVRINNLEGADGGTGSVYIGADATSQLNTLDTRVAQAAGSVIWTPGAHRFSAGFDLQRNEFVNNYLDYAWGAYTFANIDNFINGKPSSFTYKYPQEGRSPGVDWGYGVDAFYMQDVWRAARRLYITLGLRLDYPVMTDRPDYNAAVEKTFGLRNDHTLDGAYTLSPRFGFTWQGGPARRLQVRGGAGVFQGRAPGVWMSGAYSNTGFATLTNTKTSGGFSPDPDNQPKGAPSAARMSVDLMDENFHLPEITRANLAVDYKLPWLDLTATAELLQTWTNQGMAYRNINLRRTATGPDGRAIYGERLTDAGKSTFLNRVANSQYAHDQFADVYLLTNTSGGDARQVTLRLRRPVRGWWGASLSYTNSIARDVNPATSKTGSTNFSTRMSLDPNDDESGTANTQIRDRVTAGATFRFSLIRKFQSTLTLYYQGHSGRPYSFIFSNDINGDAADRNNDLFYVPAGPGDPAVHWPDPAQRDAFFAYLETNPALARFAGQVVPRNSERSKFQHRVDLQFAQQIPIWSTLHAEFFCNIINLANLLNPAWGRFYQVNFPFGLAVANGKYNPATNQYHYTFTGPPKPQSLQTSASRWQIQTGVKVRF is encoded by the coding sequence GTGCTTGTCGCACACCATTCCGGGAATGCCCAAACCGAGACGACCGCCAGCCTTTCCGGCTTGGTAAGTGATATGTCCGGTGCGCCGATCACCGGCGCCTTGGTCATGCTGAAGCACGGGCCAAGCGGCTTCGCCGCACGCGTGCACACCAACCGCTCCGGCGATTTCACGCTGGACGGACTGCGTGTCGGCGGCGGACACACGCTGGCGATTTCGGCGGACGGTTTCGAATCGCGCGTCATCGGCCCGCTCGCGTTCGGCCCCGGTGAGCGCCAGATGCTCGACATCGTGATGGAACGCCCCGGCGGTGGCGGGGAGGAGGTTCATCGGCTGGAGCGCATGATTGTCACCGCCCGCCGCGATACCTCTGCGGCGGGCGCGGGCACGGTCCTCGGTGAGCGCGCCATCGAGGAGCAACCCGCCATCGAGGGCTCCATCAACGAATACGCCCGCAACGACCCGCGCCTTGTCCTGCTGCCCGCCGAGGACGACACCTACACCGAACTCAGCGCGGCCGGGCAGAACAGTTTTTTCAACGCCCTGCAAATCGACGGCGTGCGCCTCGACGACGCCTTCGGCATCACTTACAACAACCTCCCCTCGCAGGGAAACCCCTTTTCCATGGAAACCGTCGAGGCCGTCAGCATCGACGTCTCTCCTTACGAGGCCAACCGCGGCGGCTTTACCGGCGCGTCCATCAACGCCGTCACCAAAAGCGGCGGCAACCGCTTCCGAGGCTCCGCCTGGTATTTCTGGCGCAACGAAAAATACCGCGCCAAGCACCCCGTGGACGGCACGCGCGACCCCTTCGACAGCCAAACCTACGGCCTCACGCTCGGCGGCCCCGTTGTCCCCGGCCGCCTTTTTTTCTTTGTCTCCTACGAACACTCGCAACGCACCGAGCCCGCGCCCACGCCCGGCTTCACGCCGTCCGCCGCCGCGCTCGACACCATCAAGGACGCCACCGCGACTTACGGCCACGACCCCGGCGACCTCGTCAACCCCGGCAACCAGCGCATGGAGGACGACAAATACCTCGCCAAGCTCGACTGGAATATTACCGTCCGGCACCGCCTCACCGCCCGTTACAGCCGCACCCGCGGCACGCATCCCATATTCGCAGACTACTCCTCCAGCAATGTCGTCTCGCTCAGCGGCCACTGGTATGAGAGCGAACAAAACCTCGACGCCTGGTCGGCCCAATTGTTCAGCCGATGGTCAAATGCGCTCAACACCGACTTGAAAATCGCGCATCAACGCTACTCCTCCGATCGCAACCCCGCGACCCGTTTCCCCCAAGTCCGCATCAACAATCTGGAAGGCGCCGACGGCGGCACCGGCTCGGTGTATATTGGCGCGGACGCCACCAGCCAGCTCAACACGCTCGACACCCGCGTCGCCCAGGCCGCGGGCAGCGTCATCTGGACGCCCGGCGCGCACCGGTTCTCCGCGGGCTTCGACCTCCAGCGCAACGAATTTGTCAACAACTACCTCGACTACGCCTGGGGCGCCTACACCTTTGCCAATATAGACAATTTTATAAACGGAAAACCCTCCTCCTTCACCTATAAATACCCGCAGGAGGGCCGCTCCCCCGGCGTGGACTGGGGCTACGGCGTGGACGCGTTTTATATGCAGGACGTGTGGCGCGCGGCCCGCCGCCTTTATATAACGCTCGGCCTCCGCCTCGATTATCCCGTCATGACCGACCGGCCCGACTACAACGCCGCCGTCGAAAAAACCTTCGGCCTGAGAAACGACCACACCCTCGACGGCGCTTATACCCTCTCGCCCCGTTTCGGTTTTACTTGGCAGGGCGGCCCCGCCCGCCGCCTGCAGGTGCGCGGCGGCGCCGGCGTTTTTCAGGGGCGCGCGCCCGGCGTCTGGATGTCCGGCGCCTACTCGAACACCGGCTTCGCCACCCTGACCAACACAAAGACCTCCGGCGGCTTCTCGCCCGACCCCGACAACCAGCCGAAGGGCGCGCCCTCCGCCGCGCGCATGAGCGTGGACCTGATGGACGAAAATTTTCACCTTCCCGAGATCACCCGCGCCAACCTCGCTGTTGATTACAAACTCCCCTGGCTCGACCTGACCGCCACCGCCGAACTCCTGCAAACCTGGACCAACCAGGGCATGGCCTACCGGAATATAAACCTGCGCCGCACCGCCACCGGCCCGGACGGGCGCGCCATCTACGGCGAGCGCCTCACCGACGCCGGCAAAAGCACCTTCCTCAACCGTGTCGCCAACAGCCAGTATGCGCACGACCAGTTCGCCGATGTGTATCTGCTCACCAACACCTCCGGCGGCGACGCCCGCCAGGTCACCCTCCGCTTACGACGCCCGGTGCGCGGCTGGTGGGGCGCCTCGCTTTCCTATACCAACAGCATCGCCCGCGACGTGAACCCCGCGACCTCCAAGACCGGTTCCACCAACTTTTCCACGCGCATGAGCCTCGACCCGAACGACGACGAGTCCGGCACCGCCAACACGCAGATTCGCGACCGGGTGACCGCCGGCGCGACCTTCCGCTTTTCGCTCATCCGGAAATTCCAGAGCACGCTCACATTATATTACCAGGGCCACAGCGGGCGTCCCTACAGTTTTATATTCAGCAACGACATCAACGGCGACGCCGCCGACCGCAACAACGACCTCTTTTATGTTCCCGCCGGCCCCGGCGACCCCGCGGTCCACTGGCCCGACCCCGCGCAGCGCGACGCCTTCTTCGCCTATCTCGAAACCAACCCCGCGCTCGCGCGTTTCGCCGGGCAGGTCGTCCCGCGCAACAGCGAGCGCAGCAAATTCCAGCACCGCGTCGATCTGCAATTTGCGCAACAGATCCCGATTTGGAGCACACTGCACGCCGAGTTTTTCTGCAATATAATCAACCTCGCCAACCTGCTCAACCCTGCTTGGGGCCGGTTTTATCAGGTCAATTTCCCCTTCGGCCTCGCCGTGGCCAACGGGAAATACAATCCCGCCACCAACCAGTATCACTACACGTTCACCGGTCCCCCGAAGCCCCAGTCCCTCCAGACCAGCGCCTCCCGCTGGCAGATCCAGACCGGCGTGAAGGTAAGGTTCTGA
- a CDS encoding YkgJ family cysteine cluster protein — translation MHDSVPGDCLRCGVCCFSTLETYVRVSGADWARLGADAERVTHFIGHRAYMRLTDGHCAALRPRRAHDGATEWFCTIYDRRPQICRDLARGSPACLGELATKSSRPASFYLAVC, via the coding sequence ATGCATGACAGCGTGCCCGGCGATTGTCTGCGTTGCGGCGTGTGTTGTTTTTCCACGCTGGAAACCTACGTGCGCGTGAGCGGCGCGGATTGGGCGCGGCTCGGCGCCGACGCGGAACGCGTGACGCATTTCATCGGCCATCGCGCCTACATGCGCCTGACCGACGGGCATTGCGCCGCGCTGCGACCGCGGCGCGCGCATGACGGCGCGACGGAGTGGTTTTGCACGATCTACGACCGCCGGCCGCAAATCTGCCGGGATCTCGCGCGCGGCTCGCCCGCCTGCTTGGGCGAACTCGCCACCAAATCCTCCCGGCCTGCCTCTTTTTATTTAGCGGTTTGTTGA
- the mutL gene encoding DNA mismatch repair endonuclease MutL gives MSGSSKIRVLPDRVANQIAAGEVIERPAAVVKELVENALDAGATRVEVEFRHGGRSLMRIEDNGSGMSRDDALLALERHATSKITEAADLDRLGTLGFRGEAVPSIASVSHFQLQTREPSADAGTEVVVNGGRLVHVRECGRPPGTRIEVTHLFNSVPARRKFLKSDNTEAAHIIHAVRLYALAFPRVAFTLVEDGRVIFRSPQCDTLAERVAGIFGRQIADGLIPVEAAENGMRLAGLIGGPGQGRSTRHEMITFINHRPVDSRTLNYALIESFHESLPKGRYPVAFIFFEIDPAAVDVNVHPAKREVRFRSEPAVRGFVIRAILETLRAHGQTAAGKAGLDDAGPHAGSAGGGTGVPPMLPPNEHGRDARATQSAAPASAFPVPRVLPPPRSFGIQKSTTPSPGAPPLRAAAAAGDAQSAIRDPQSAFARAAPAWRYLGLAHSTYALFETASGLVLLDRRAAHERIWFERLRDQFRSGEVPSQRLLLPVPVELDAIATALLLDRLDFFNRHGFEITEFGRNFFRIESVPAWMEPADADPFVRDLLGALREGRLQDKSIDLARDELARLAVTKAIRLPATVGESEIRSTLGHLFACETPLTSPAGRPTFIELTQSELARRFAR, from the coding sequence GTGTCCGGCTCCTCCAAAATCCGAGTCCTCCCCGACCGCGTGGCGAACCAGATCGCCGCCGGCGAAGTCATCGAGCGCCCCGCCGCGGTCGTGAAGGAGCTGGTGGAAAACGCCCTCGACGCCGGCGCCACCCGCGTCGAGGTCGAGTTCCGCCACGGCGGACGTTCTCTCATGCGCATCGAGGACAACGGCTCCGGCATGTCGCGCGACGACGCCCTCCTCGCCCTCGAGCGCCACGCCACCAGCAAGATCACCGAGGCCGCCGACCTCGACCGCCTCGGCACCCTCGGCTTCCGCGGCGAGGCCGTGCCCTCCATCGCCAGCGTGTCCCATTTCCAACTGCAAACCCGCGAGCCCTCCGCCGACGCCGGCACCGAGGTCGTCGTCAACGGCGGCAGGCTCGTCCACGTCCGCGAATGCGGCCGCCCCCCCGGCACGCGCATCGAGGTCACGCATCTCTTCAACTCCGTCCCCGCGCGCCGCAAATTCCTGAAAAGCGACAACACCGAGGCCGCGCACATCATCCACGCCGTGCGCCTCTACGCGCTCGCCTTCCCGCGCGTCGCCTTCACCCTCGTCGAGGACGGCCGCGTCATCTTCCGCTCCCCCCAATGCGACACCCTCGCCGAGCGCGTCGCGGGCATCTTCGGGCGGCAAATCGCCGACGGGCTCATCCCCGTCGAGGCCGCCGAAAACGGCATGCGCCTCGCCGGCCTCATCGGCGGCCCCGGCCAGGGCCGCTCCACGCGGCACGAGATGATCACCTTCATCAACCACCGCCCCGTGGACAGCCGCACGCTCAACTACGCGCTCATCGAGAGTTTCCACGAATCGCTCCCCAAGGGCCGTTATCCCGTCGCCTTCATCTTCTTCGAGATCGACCCCGCCGCGGTGGACGTGAACGTGCACCCGGCCAAGCGCGAAGTCCGTTTCCGCAGCGAGCCGGCCGTGCGCGGCTTCGTCATCCGCGCCATTCTCGAAACCCTGCGCGCGCACGGCCAGACCGCGGCAGGCAAGGCGGGGCTGGATGACGCGGGCCCCCACGCGGGTTCGGCTGGCGGTGGCACGGGCGTCCCGCCCATGCTTCCGCCAAACGAACACGGGCGGGACGCCCGTGCCACCCAATCCGCCGCCCCCGCCTCTGCGTTCCCTGTCCCGCGCGTCCTCCCGCCGCCCCGCTCTTTCGGTATTCAGAAATCAACTACGCCATCGCCCGGCGCCCCTCCATTGCGGGCCGCCGCCGCCGCTGGCGACGCCCAATCCGCGATCCGCGATCCGCAATCCGCATTTGCCCGCGCCGCCCCCGCCTGGCGTTACCTCGGCCTCGCGCACTCCACTTACGCGCTCTTCGAAACCGCCTCGGGGCTCGTCCTGCTGGACCGCCGCGCCGCGCACGAGCGCATCTGGTTCGAACGCCTCCGCGATCAGTTCCGCTCCGGCGAGGTCCCCAGCCAGCGGCTCCTTCTGCCCGTCCCCGTCGAGCTCGACGCCATCGCCACCGCGCTCCTGCTCGACCGCCTCGATTTCTTCAACCGCCACGGCTTCGAGATCACCGAGTTTGGGCGCAACTTCTTCCGCATCGAAAGCGTGCCCGCCTGGATGGAACCCGCCGACGCCGATCCTTTCGTGCGCGACCTCCTCGGCGCGCTCCGCGAAGGCCGCTTGCAGGACAAAAGCATCGACCTCGCCCGCGACGAGCTGGCCCGCCTCGCCGTCACCAAGGCCATCCGGCTTCCCGCCACGGTCGGCGAATCCGAAATCCGCTCCACCCTCGGGCATCTCTTCGCGTGCGAGACCCCGCTCACCAGCCCGGCCGGGCGCCCCACGTTCATCGAACTGACCCAGTCCGAACTCGCCCGCCGCTTCGCCCGGTAG
- the argH gene encoding argininosuccinate lyase, whose amino-acid sequence MAKAKPAQTKAAQATWGGRFSAGPAELMLAFSESVSFDRRLAPFDIAGSKAHSAMLAHAGILTAAERDAIHAGLDAILAEIDAGRFAWDVKLEDVHMNIEQALTRRVPAAAKLHTARSRNDQVATDMRLFLRHACAALSEKIAAAQRAILAAARGHADVLIPGYTHLQRAQPVFLAHHLFAWLEMLQRDRARLADTAARANWCPLGSGAIAGTTLPIDREFTARALGFVDARGRPQVTQNSMDTVADRDLFIEFAHACALFGVHLSRIAEDLILWSSAEFKFADLPDAFCTGSSLMPQKKNPDSCELLRGKSARLQGNLHTLLTLAKGLPLTYNRDLQEDKPPLFDSFDQASLCADVLAGTFTGLKMNRDRCAAAVADPALLATDLADYLVERGVPFREAHHAVGAVVRAAETLGVPLHEVPFAEVRKIHPAFAEDWTAVFDLKRAMEKRRGTGMPGPAQVRKQFKRWEKLLS is encoded by the coding sequence ATGGCCAAAGCCAAACCCGCCCAAACCAAAGCCGCCCAGGCCACCTGGGGAGGCCGCTTCTCCGCCGGTCCCGCCGAGCTCATGCTCGCGTTCAGCGAATCGGTTTCGTTTGACCGCCGCCTCGCGCCCTTCGACATCGCCGGCAGCAAGGCCCACTCCGCCATGCTCGCGCACGCCGGCATCCTCACCGCCGCCGAGCGCGACGCCATCCACGCCGGCCTCGACGCCATCCTCGCCGAGATCGACGCGGGCAGGTTCGCGTGGGACGTGAAGCTCGAGGACGTGCACATGAACATCGAGCAGGCGCTCACCCGGCGCGTCCCCGCCGCCGCCAAGCTCCACACCGCCCGCAGCCGCAACGACCAGGTCGCGACCGACATGCGCCTCTTCCTCCGGCACGCCTGCGCCGCGCTCTCCGAAAAAATCGCCGCCGCCCAGCGCGCCATCCTCGCCGCCGCGCGCGGGCACGCCGATGTATTGATTCCCGGATACACGCACCTCCAGCGCGCCCAGCCCGTGTTCCTCGCGCACCACCTCTTCGCCTGGCTCGAAATGCTCCAGCGCGACCGCGCGCGCCTCGCCGACACCGCCGCGCGCGCCAACTGGTGCCCGCTCGGCTCCGGCGCCATCGCCGGCACCACGCTCCCCATCGACCGCGAGTTCACCGCGCGCGCCCTCGGCTTCGTCGATGCGCGCGGCCGCCCGCAAGTCACGCAGAACAGCATGGACACCGTCGCCGACCGCGACCTCTTCATCGAGTTCGCGCACGCCTGCGCGCTCTTCGGCGTGCACCTCTCGCGCATCGCCGAGGACCTGATTCTCTGGTCGAGCGCCGAGTTCAAGTTCGCCGACCTGCCCGACGCCTTCTGCACCGGCTCCTCGCTCATGCCGCAGAAAAAGAACCCCGACTCGTGCGAACTCCTCCGCGGCAAGTCCGCCCGCCTGCAAGGCAACCTCCACACGCTCCTCACGCTCGCGAAGGGCCTCCCGCTCACCTACAACCGCGACCTCCAGGAGGACAAGCCGCCGCTCTTCGACAGCTTCGACCAGGCCTCGCTCTGCGCCGACGTGCTCGCCGGCACTTTCACCGGCCTCAAGATGAACCGCGACCGCTGCGCCGCCGCCGTGGCCGACCCGGCCCTGCTCGCGACCGACCTCGCCGACTACCTGGTCGAGCGCGGCGTTCCCTTCCGCGAGGCGCACCATGCCGTCGGCGCCGTCGTGCGCGCGGCGGAAACGCTGGGCGTGCCGCTGCACGAGGTTCCCTTCGCCGAGGTGCGGAAAATCCACCCCGCCTTCGCGGAGGACTGGACGGCGGTCTTCGACCTCAAGCGCGCCATGGAAAAACGCCGCGGCACCGGCATGCCGGGCCCCGCGCAGGTAAGGAAACAATTCAAACGCTGGGAAAAATTGCTCTCGTGA
- a CDS encoding RluA family pseudouridine synthase, producing MALPPVIFEDDSMIAFDKPSGLLIAPDRWDKTRENLMGLVHEKLGHGVANVHRLDADTSGVVLCAKNKAALDFLSGQFQSKTAGKKYLALCVMLPPERAMKLAAPAVARTPSGGLPEAFVIDLALGQDESNPGRMRVFRKRGGKPSATEFRALECFGKYTLFECRPLTGRTHQIRVHLAAAGAPVLNDPFYGDPGESLLLSSLKRGYKGRADEKPLISRLALHASELTVRHPLTREPVTIRAEMPGEFEVALKYLRKFPPGARRGGR from the coding sequence GTGGCCCTGCCTCCAGTCATTTTTGAAGACGACTCCATGATCGCGTTCGACAAGCCGAGCGGCCTGCTCATCGCGCCCGATCGCTGGGACAAGACGCGCGAAAACCTCATGGGGCTGGTCCACGAAAAGCTGGGCCACGGCGTGGCCAATGTCCACCGCCTCGACGCCGACACGAGCGGCGTGGTGCTTTGCGCGAAAAACAAGGCCGCGCTGGATTTCCTGAGCGGGCAGTTCCAGTCGAAAACCGCGGGGAAAAAATACCTCGCGCTCTGCGTCATGCTGCCGCCGGAGCGCGCGATGAAGCTCGCCGCGCCCGCGGTCGCGCGCACGCCGTCGGGCGGCCTGCCCGAGGCGTTCGTCATCGACCTCGCGCTCGGGCAGGACGAGTCGAACCCCGGGCGCATGCGCGTGTTTCGCAAGCGCGGCGGCAAGCCGAGCGCGACGGAATTTCGCGCCCTGGAGTGTTTTGGCAAATACACGCTCTTCGAGTGCCGCCCGCTCACCGGCCGCACGCACCAGATCCGCGTGCACCTGGCCGCGGCAGGCGCGCCCGTGCTCAACGACCCGTTCTACGGCGACCCGGGGGAGAGCCTGCTGCTGTCGTCATTGAAACGTGGATACAAGGGCCGCGCGGACGAGAAGCCGCTCATCTCGCGCCTCGCGCTGCACGCGAGCGAACTCACGGTCCGGCATCCGCTGACCCGCGAGCCCGTGACCATCCGGGCGGAAATGCCGGGGGAATTCGAGGTGGCGCTGAAATACCTGCGCAAATTCCCGCCCGGCGCGCGGCGCGGGGGGCGGTGA
- a CDS encoding nitroreductase family protein, whose translation MKKIPSLLLAVAFASSLALADAPNTIDLPAPSKSGGTPVLTAMAKRKSARAFADKALTPKQMSDLLWSAAGVNRADGRRTVPSARNKQEVSVYAVTATGAWLYDAVNNKLVAVAGGDLRALTGHQDYVKTAAVNLVYVFDETKAGGKSERDLQWGAVSAGAMCQNAYLYCTSEELACVVRGLFDAGPLANALQLKPGQTIVITQSVGVPAAP comes from the coding sequence ATGAAAAAAATCCCGTCCCTCCTCCTCGCCGTCGCGTTTGCATCCAGCCTCGCCCTGGCCGACGCGCCGAACACCATCGACCTGCCCGCGCCCTCGAAATCCGGCGGCACGCCCGTGCTCACCGCCATGGCCAAGCGCAAATCCGCGCGCGCCTTTGCCGACAAGGCGCTCACGCCGAAGCAGATGTCCGACCTGCTCTGGTCCGCCGCCGGAGTGAATCGCGCCGACGGGCGCCGCACCGTGCCGTCCGCGCGCAACAAGCAGGAGGTTTCCGTGTATGCGGTCACGGCGACCGGCGCATGGCTTTACGATGCCGTAAACAACAAGCTCGTCGCCGTGGCTGGCGGCGACCTGCGCGCGCTCACCGGCCACCAAGACTATGTGAAGACCGCCGCGGTGAACCTCGTCTATGTTTTCGACGAGACCAAGGCCGGCGGCAAATCCGAGCGCGACCTGCAATGGGGCGCGGTGAGCGCCGGCGCGATGTGCCAGAACGCGTATCTGTATTGCACCTCCGAGGAGCTCGCCTGCGTGGTGCGCGGCCTCTTCGACGCCGGGCCGCTGGCGAATGCGCTGCAACTCAAGCCCGGCCAGACCATCGTCATCACCCAAAGCGTGGGCGTGCCCGCCGCGCCCTGA
- a CDS encoding lactonase family protein codes for MRLFLPALLLMSAILPAASTSSAERLVYFGTYTRSNASEGVYMARFDPRTGALSRPGLAARLSNPTFLAQHPSLPVLYAIGDDGAKPAHGMVSAFRINPADGALAPLNEIIIPEEKSAAAHIAVDAGGRAVFTAHYGGGFVAAVTLEPDGSLDHFAGAVRHRETGAHPQQSSPHPHCIHPLPGDGPVLSADLAADKVFAHRFDYGRGAFVSDQPAVAAAFAPGSGTRHIAFSADWRFAYVVNELAATVTACELDARSGALREIQTISTVPENFSGRRWASEVAVHPSGKFLYASNRADHESIAVFAIDAGTGRLAFVGHATGLAHPRHFAIDPSGGWLLCANHDANNIVVFRIDPATGGLAPAGDPVPVPAAVCVRFAR; via the coding sequence ATGCGTCTTTTTCTACCCGCGCTCCTTCTCATGTCCGCCATCCTGCCCGCCGCCTCCACCTCGTCCGCCGAACGCCTCGTTTATTTCGGCACCTACACGCGCAGCAACGCCAGCGAAGGCGTTTATATGGCGCGTTTCGATCCGCGCACCGGCGCGCTCTCGCGGCCCGGGCTCGCGGCGCGCCTCTCGAATCCGACCTTCCTCGCGCAGCATCCCTCGCTCCCGGTGCTCTACGCGATCGGCGACGACGGCGCGAAGCCGGCGCACGGGATGGTGAGCGCCTTCCGCATCAATCCGGCGGACGGCGCGCTCGCGCCTCTCAACGAAATCATCATCCCCGAGGAAAAGTCCGCGGCCGCGCACATCGCCGTCGATGCCGGCGGGCGCGCCGTGTTCACCGCGCACTATGGCGGCGGGTTTGTCGCCGCCGTCACGCTTGAGCCCGACGGCTCGCTCGACCATTTTGCCGGCGCGGTCCGGCATCGCGAAACCGGCGCGCATCCGCAGCAATCCTCGCCGCACCCGCATTGCATCCATCCGCTTCCCGGGGACGGCCCCGTGCTTTCCGCCGACCTCGCCGCCGACAAGGTTTTCGCGCACCGGTTCGACTACGGGCGCGGCGCGTTCGTGTCCGATCAGCCCGCCGTGGCGGCGGCGTTCGCGCCGGGCTCGGGCACGCGCCACATCGCGTTTTCGGCGGACTGGCGTTTTGCCTATGTCGTCAACGAACTCGCCGCCACCGTGACCGCCTGCGAACTCGACGCGCGGAGCGGCGCGTTGCGCGAAATCCAGACGATCTCCACCGTGCCGGAAAATTTCTCCGGACGCCGCTGGGCGTCGGAGGTCGCGGTGCATCCGTCGGGCAAGTTCCTCTACGCCTCCAACCGCGCCGACCACGAGAGCATCGCGGTCTTCGCCATCGACGCGGGCACCGGCCGCCTGGCTTTCGTCGGGCACGCCACGGGCCTCGCGCATCCGCGCCATTTTGCCATCGACCCGTCGGGCGGCTGGCTGCTTTGCGCCAACCACGACGCGAACAACATTGTCGTTTTCCGCATCGACCCCGCCACGGGCGGCCTCGCGCCCGCCGGCGATCCCGTCCCGGTTCCCGCCGCCGTGTGCGTGCGGTTTGCCAGATAA